The genomic DNA AGATATGACTGACTTATCCTTTCATTCACCGCCACTGTGGTTGCATCGTAAAGACTAGTAACCACCTTGGGACACAGGCCAATCCCCACCACCAACACCAAGAAACATAGGGCAATGAAAATCTCCCGTGGTTTAGCATCTTCATAAACTGCTTGTTCGGGAAGTACACAACTATTACCGAAGCATACTGCCGGCTCGTTGTCCTGATGTGGCAGGTGTCTGTCCTCTCCAATGTGACACATGGGCACTTGATTGTTGCCGTAAAATAATTGTCTGAGCATGGATAGCAGGTAAATGGGTGTGATAATCAAACCAACTGCACTGAGAAGGGTGGCCACAGTGCGAAAATGAGAATCATATACATAACTGTTGCTAAAGCCCAAAAACACACTCAATTCACTCACAAAGCCACTCATCCCGGGCAAGGCGAGAGAAGCCATGGCACCAGCCGTGAAAAGCGCAAATACCCTCGGCATCACCTTGCCAATGTTGCCCATCTCATCCAAATACATGGTATGGGTGCGATCGTAGGTTACCCCGGCCAAGAAGAATAATAAGGCGGCAATTAAACCATGGGATAGCATTTGCAACATAGCCCCACTGATGCCCAATTCGGAAAAAGAGGCAATCCCAATCAATACAAAACCCATGTGGGAAACGGAAGAATAAGCTAGACGACGCTTCATGTTAGTCTGGCCAAAGGAAGCAAAGCCGCCATAGACAATGTTCACCACCCCCAAAACCACCAGCAGCGGGGCAAAATAAACATGGGCCTCTGGAAATAACCCCATGTTGAGGCGAATCAAACCATAACCCCCCATTTTCAACAACACCCCCGCCAAAATCATCGACACCGGCGAGGAAGCCTCTCCATGGGCATCTGGCAGCCAGGTGTGTAGGGGAAAAACCGCTAACTTGACACCAAAGGCAACCAATAAACCTCCATACAGCAGAATCTCCAAGGCAACAGGATAATCCTTCAAACCCAATTCTGTTATGTTAAAGGTTATCTTTTCCCCGGACAATGCCAAAGTTAAACCCGCAATCAGAATAAACACAGAAGCGGCAGCAGTGTAAAGGATAAACTTGGTGGCAGCGTAACGTCTTTTCTGTCCTCCCCATATAGACACCAACAAGTATACCGGCACCAACTCCAATTCCCACATTACAAACAACAATAGAATATCCTGGGCTACAAACACCCCAATCTGTGCCCCGTACAACACCAACATCAGGAAATAAAATAAGCGGGGCTTCCTGTCCACCTGCCACGCCGCCAAAATAGCAAGATTCGTCACAAAACCCGCTAACAATACTAGGGGCATGGAAATCCCATCTACCCCCACTGCCCAGCTCAATCCTATCTCCTCAATCCAACTATAACTCTCCTGCAACTGCCATCCCGAA from Geminocystis sp. M7585_C2015_104 includes the following:
- a CDS encoding NAD(P)H-quinone oxidoreductase subunit 4, with product MAEKFPWLTAIVVEPILAGLLIPLIPDKGGKSVRWYALGVGLLDFVLMSYVFWRYYEPTNSGWQLQESYSWIEEIGLSWAVGVDGISMPLVLLAGFVTNLAILAAWQVDRKPRLFYFLMLVLYGAQIGVFVAQDILLLFVMWELELVPVYLLVSIWGGQKRRYAATKFILYTAAASVFILIAGLTLALSGEKITFNITELGLKDYPVALEILLYGGLLVAFGVKLAVFPLHTWLPDAHGEASSPVSMILAGVLLKMGGYGLIRLNMGLFPEAHVYFAPLLVVLGVVNIVYGGFASFGQTNMKRRLAYSSVSHMGFVLIGIASFSELGISGAMLQMLSHGLIAALLFFLAGVTYDRTHTMYLDEMGNIGKVMPRVFALFTAGAMASLALPGMSGFVSELSVFLGFSNSYVYDSHFRTVATLLSAVGLIITPIYLLSMLRQLFYGNNQVPMCHIGEDRHLPHQDNEPAVCFGNSCVLPEQAVYEDAKPREIFIALCFLVLVVGIGLCPKVVTSLYDATTVAVNERISQSYLEVAENRPPSYNPLSLVAESQ